A window of Natronococcus sp. CG52 genomic DNA:
CGTAATAGATACCAGCTCGTACGCGACGTCCGCCGCCTCGAGTTCGGTCGTGTATCGAGTCAGCTGATCGTGCGTGACCGTCGCCTCGGTGACCACCCACCCGTCTCGGATGCGCATCGGAAACGGCGGCGGATTTCCGGATTCGCGTCCCGCGCGACCGGGTGCAGGCTCCGACCGCTGGCGGAACTGGACCACGAGCCGCTGTTCGCCGGCGTGTATCTCCTCGTAGGATCGCACGTCCGGATCGGTCTCGAAGTATCGACGAGCGACGTCGTGATCCAGCCCGGTTATCTCGACGAGCGTCACGTGGCCGTCTGTAGTCTC
This region includes:
- a CDS encoding helix-turn-helix domain-containing protein, producing the protein MPTVRMKVEAFGGLATLSTEYPDAEFALLTSCETTDGHVTLVEITGLDHDVARRYFETDPDVRSYEEIHAGEQRLVVQFRQRSEPAPGRAGRESGNPPPFPMRIRDGWVVTEATVTHDQLTRYTTELEAADVAYELVSITQSHDPHELLTDRQRQFVAAAIERGYYDSPRRCSLTDIADEFDVNKATASGILHRAEGTIITESMRDPM